The genomic region ATGTTGTCTCTGTATTGGCtctgggtcttgaagtgggtagaatgtaattatatgTTAGCTGGTTGTTGAGTGTTGGTCTGGACtttttgatatgtagtgccttgtgtaggcgatgagtcacaataacgtggctgaagtaagttgaccagatcacacactagaagttgaagggacgacgacgttttggtccgtcctggaccaagttgattgcaatcgacttgagaatgatccaggacggcccgaaacgtcgtcgtcccttcaccttctagtgtgtgatctggtcaactgtAGTGCCTTGCTGATGTCCAGTCTCTTACTGTCTTTATACCTgacgattatttcagtgttgcttgtcaagatgtctctggtgatgatctgtaTGTGTGTGGAAGTTATATGTTCCTTGACAGAGCTCTATTGTTTGAGCagtgttaatcgcctagagagagacgttgttgtcttgcctatatactgagatattTGGGGCTGACAATCccaaagtgggcatgtgaaggtaaTTATTGATATTTTATGAACGATTGCCTTTTCCAGAGTAGTTAATGTTCTCAACCACTGGCTACTCTACCAGTGGCTGAGTGGTAGAGTAGCTACCATTTCTATTTCATTGTATTTTCACTTTATAATCTAGTTTTGTGATATGCACTGATTTTCCTCCTGATATCCAGGCTCGAGGGGTCACCTGTTGTAAAAACAAATACTGCATCTAGTATGCTTCTCAATCAGCccctcaattttttttaaattcatatAACTAATATTTCTCTTCGTGTAGATTTTAGCTACTTGTTTCTATATAAACCCCATGTCTTTATTGTTTGTTGCTGTTATGGATTTctaaagaaaaaatatatttatctgGATGAATTGGCAAAGTCGACCTTGATTGATGCTACTCTAAAATTTATGGAAACTTCGTCTCTGAAACTTCCCTGGAATAGTAGAAAAGTTAATGGAGTTTGATGAGATAACCTTTCTCTTCTGGTAAAAAAAATATGCGGTAGAGAAGGTCAAAATAATCAACCTTTATCACTTTAAAGTTCATTGAGATTAAATTCTCGTAAATGAAAAGCTTTCATGGAAAAGTAGAGGagctaaaaatgtatatatttttaatattttccaATTTGAACAGAttatttttgtgtgaattgtagtgTGGAGTGTGAGAGGAGGAATCAGTGGTGGAGTGGCGAGCAAAAGCAATATAGAGGTGCTCGTGTCACCAACACCGATTTGTAGAGAGCTTTCGTCGCTCGCTGAGTGCAGGACTCGAGTGCATGCGAGCTTAAGGCAGCATCCACAGCCAGTCTCTGACAACGACTTGAAATCAGAGGTATTTAGCACGCCTGAAAGTTCAAAGGCAAGTAAAGGTACAGATGGACACAGAGATAATGGAATAAAGGGAAAGGCCAAGCCTTTATTTTACAGAGCCTTTGATGAATTTTTAAAAAGTGTGGAAGTAAAAAGTTTAGTATAAATGCTGTTTTACTACTTAGTAAAACAGTCTTACTACTGTTTACTACTTAGTCTTCTTCTGATCAAGTATACAACATGAAGACTAATATGGATTATAGAGCATACTAATTGTTTTCTTTAATACGAACTTTGTAACATTTTGAAAACGCACCAACCACCTCTTGATGTTAAAACTAAGTAAGACGTAAGAAAAGCTTTTGGAACAAAGCGGCCCCAGACACACGCATAGCCCTCTAGACCATGATGAGCTTATAAGAAGATAATGCAGGCGTCTGGAGTGTAAGGTCATCTCAGTCTCAATACTTCAATTGATTTTCTTACGGATGTTTCACGTTATCTTAACCTCATTATGAAGTAAATATCTGTGTTTCTCCTTTCGGGTAACACAGATTACTTATCAGCAACTCTGAATGCTACTCTTAGCGAGtaattattaggtgttatcttagTTATCTTCGGTGTTATCTTAGGTGAAGTTATCTTAGGTGTTATCTTAGGTGAAGTTATCTTAGGTGTTATCTTAGGTGTTATCTTAGGTGAAGTTATCTTAGGCGACGTTATCTTAGGTGAAGTTATCTTAGGTGTTATCTTAGGTGAAGTTATCTTAGGTGTTATCTTAGGGGATTATTCATATTAAAAATGCTTCATTTGATAGAGTACCCGGTAGtgtgagccagaattcggctcaaaaataacgcttatgagtcaaattttcgatatttttgatattgtgaaaactgtaggggggttttgggcataaTTTGACCTATTGCCGTTTTCACtagatgacatatatatatatattaggtataaaaagccgtaatttcaaactccaaatatgtgcagtgagccagaaatgtttatacagaacatatatatgacagctagtgaaaacggcgatgggtcaaattctgcccaaaaccctccctacagtttttatAATATCGAAAATATCGcaaatttgactcataagcgttatttttgagctgaattctgtctCAATGCACATAtttagagtttgaaattacgactttttatactatgtGCCACCTCTACATGGTATAAAAAGTATACATTCCTTACCACCCCATACCTTTCCTTCCTATCTCATTCCTTTCCATGCCTTGCCATCCCATCCCTTCCCTTACCTTCCCATTGCTctcgccaccactaccactcgcTTTATGAACCTATTTGCTTCCCTAATCCCCATCAGGGGAGGTAATAGACAATTTGGATGTGAGTCAACTAACTCAACACCAGGAATGAAAAGAGCGAATTTTAACAGAGAATTGTTGTTTCTCTTGTTATTCTCTGTTCTCTTTTGCTTGTTCTGTTTCGTTTATTTCTTAGTTTGGGCATAAACTTTTGGTTTAAGGTATTTAATGAGACTGATGAAGGAGCACTACATAAGCAATATGTAGTTATTCTGCATGATTATAAGTCACTGGATTTATCAATGTTATTTTTAGCATTTGTGTGTGAAAGCGTTTTGTTTTCCGCCTTCCTGTATTTGTTTACATATTGcattatattcattatatatttacattatattcATTATAGttataattaaaataattttaaTTATGTTAATAAGATTCGTATTATAGGTAAAATATTGTTCCCTgttatctacatttaaaattttGCATTTCAATGTTCAACTTGAAAGATCTTCCTGCTAACAATTTAATTGTATTAGTTTTGCATTTTGTGAAAGTATTTGAATATGTATATGAAAGCTAGAGGGTATATGTCTCCACAATCGTCAGGCCGAGGTCTCCAGATGACCCAATACACTCTCGTGGTGTTGGCTCGTTGATGAATCAACGTTATTAATGATAACTCAACGTTAAGTCATCGGTGATAATGATGATTCCGTGTTATTTGGCCTTGGTCGTGGATATTGTGTTCATTGGGTTCTTTGCCAGCACATATAACTTGCCAGCTGAGtaacctctccctctcttctcctgTATCTAAAAGCTGCTCTCTATCTCAAGTAAATTATCAGGTGATATTCAGGGATGTTCGAAAATTTCACTAAATAAATATGTGCGATAAACAgggaaaaaaaaaacagcagTAAAGTTTGAACGCTTAAATCATGATTGTAAATCCTGGAGTTTATCAGctagcaataaaattccccaacatttttatttattttttattaataggCTTAGGTACACAGTTTTGTGTTCTTACCCTAGTTTGTATGAGGGGTTGCAAAATATAATTTAGTGGCTTGATATGTTCACTTAGCACTTGGGATGCGTGCACAGAGTACTTGCTTGCACTAACAAATTCTGCGATGACAATAAATATTTCATCTCATATCCGGAAgaaaaagaagtaatttcaaaaCTCTAGATATCTGaactaatccacaagggccgtgacgaggattcgaacctgcgtccgggagcatcccagacactgatcTGTGATGATCATGAGATGTGATCTCTGTGTGCTCTAGATATCTCATTCCATTTAGAACCGGGTCCCACCTGGTTCACTGTGGGAAGGCGCTATGCAAGGTCCCAACCATCATAGTGTTATCTGGCGCTACAACGGAGTCCGTCCACACTTAAGGAAGATAAGGCTTTGAAATACaagttttgtattttatatatgttTTAGTCCTGAAGGTGAAGagatgaaaaagggagaagaagaaggaggagggtaaggaTGCAGAAATGGAAGTGTGGGAAATaggggagggatagggagagaGGAAATTGAAAGAATACTTTAATTACGAATATTAAACTAAGAATAACCCGATAACACAACCCGTAAGTAGGCTGTGGACACCACAGCTAACATCCACCACCATTTTCACCACTGCTTGTCACAGTGGTGTCACATtttcaccacagccgccgccacatcTCCCCCGCCACCACAGCTACCACGCCGCCACAGCTACCCCGCCGCCACAGCTACCCCGCCACCACAACTACCCCGCCACCACAGCTACCCCGCCACCACAGCTACCCCGCCACCACAGCTACCCCGCCACCACAGCTATCCCGCCACCACAGCTACCCCGCCACCACAGCTACCCCGCCACCACAGCTACCCCGCCACCACAGCTACCCCGCCACCACAGCTACCCCGCCACCACAACTACCCCGCCACCACAGCTACCCCGCCACCACAGCTACCCCGCCACCACAACTACCCCGCCACCACAGCTCCCCCGCCGCCACAGCTACCCCGCACTCGCTAACATACCTCTGTGAAATATGACGTTATGATCTAAGTATTGGAAACTTCCCCCACAGGGTCAATAATCAATAGGTGGTTATGATGATGCCGCCGCGGCGACATGTTGAGGAAAACTAGGGATAATATCATTGACCCCCCCCCAGGCTACCAGCCTGGCCTGCGTGGGGAACCTGCACCAGGGAGCCTACACCAGGGAACCTGCACCAGGGAACCTGTACCAGGGAGCCTACACCAGGGAACCTGTACCAGGGAACCTGTACCAGGGAACCTGTACCAGGGAGCCTACACCAGGGAACCTGTACCAAGGAGCCTACACCAGGGAACCTGTACCAGGGAACCTGTACCAGGGAACCTGTACCAGGGAACCTGTACCAGGGAGCCTACATCAGGGAACCTGTACCAAGGAGCCTACACCAGGGAACCTGTACCAGGGAACCTGTACCAGGGAACCTGTACCAGGGAACCTGTACCAGGGAACCTGTACCAGGGAGCCTACACCAGGGAACCTGTACCAGGGAACCTGTACCAGGGAACCTGTACCAGGGAACCTGTACCAGGGAACCTGCACCAGGGAGCCTACACCAGGGAACCTGCACCAGGGAACCTGTACCAGGGAACCTGTACCAGGGAACCTGTACCAGGGAGCCTACACCAGGGAACCTGTACCAGGGAACCTGTACCAGGGAACCTGTACCAGGGAGCCTACACCAGGGAACCTGTACCAGGGAACCTGTACCAGGGAACCTGTACCAGGGAACCTGTACCAGGGAACCTGTACCAGGGAACCTGTACCAGGGAGCCTACACCAGGGAACCTGTACCAGGGAACCTGTACCAGGGAACCTGTACCAGGGAGCCTACACCAGGGAACCTGTACCAGGGAACCTGTACCAGGGAACATGTACCAGGGAACCTGTACCAGGGAACCTGCACCAGGGAACCTGTACCAGGGAACCTGTACCAGGGAACCTGTACCAGGGAACCTGTACCAGGGAACATGTCGGATGAGGCAGCGAAATACAAACGGAATAATGTAAAGAGAATGAAGAAAAATGTAGAATGGAACTGACTTAATATTGGAGAAAAATTGTGAAGGTTACCTGCAGATGGGTGTCGATAGGAGTCAAGATTCTCTCACTGTTGTCTATCATAACTTTCTCTCCTCCATTTCGGGAACGATTGAAAAGACTTCCCACAGAAGAGTTTAATAGATGGACCGGATCTGTAGTTATGTTCCGATAGACATCAATGTCCGTTAAGAACACTCCCGACTTGCTGGTCCaacctcttgggctggacggtctggcttgatgcaggtcggcgttcaatccccgaccgtccaagtggttgggcaccattccttcctcccccgtcccatcccaaatccttatcctgactctttccaagtgctatatagtcgtaatgggttgACGCTTACTGCTGATATTTCCTTTCCCTTCCCAACTTGATGATGTGGAATTCTCCTAACACTAAGTAAAACAGCTTTAAAGACacaagtttagtttagttcatttattatgcaccccatacccagcttgtgggcggtagtggaaagggttacagaggcacataatgggctcagggactgaaccccacaattcatttagctaagcaagttacaatcttgatgagctagttacaaaattcagtataagtcgtcacaatgggttcgagatcgaccacaagtacagtttctaaattaagcaactgacacaaGTGTCGTCTAGGCCTTCACATAATTATTTGGGGACCATCAGGCCTAATAATGCGAAAAAATGGGGGAAGGAAaaaacatctctttcaaggcgccTGATAATATATAAACGAAAAAGATTAGATCAAAGATCACATCACTTCACACACTGCAAATACAAGCAATTGCCAGCAAGTGATCACCAAGAGAAAGCACCAATTCAGCAAGATCACATAGCACCAAAGTGCAAAATTTAACCATTCAGCAACCAGCTTCCAATGTCGAGTCTCTTCCTCGTGGACCCACGCCTCAGTGAACTCAAAACAGAAGCTGGAGAACAAAAGAACATAAAACTGGAGAAGTAATATTCCTCTCATAAGAAcatacataagaacaaggtaactgcagaaggcctattggcccatacgaggcagcacctatctCCTTCACCCCTATCTTCCTTTATGGTGATACAGCTAATCAGTCCTTGCGACTATATTACGTACACTCAGTACAGTATGTTAAGTACTTTTTCCCAAGATAAGTGGCAAGGAATGTGGGCGTTTATTACGGCCGCAGAATGAACTGGCCACTTTGTCATGGTTACAAATGACGTTCTCAAAACTACAACGATTGTAACTCTCCTCGTTTATTACCCGATGCGTAAATCTCCATTTTTGGGAGCCGAGTCTAACAAAAGTTGCAGAACTGTAACgtatagtgtgtatatatatatataatatatatatatttatatatatttatatatatatatatatatgcgtgtgtgtgtgtgtgtgtgtgtgtgtgtgtgtgtgtgtgtgtgtgtaatatatattaatatttacgGTAAGTGggtaacctgtcctcaggcctgGCACATCCAAGCAACAGTCAACTCCAATAACACTGTCTTAAATTTTAGCAAGTTGTTCGCTCAAAATAAGCAATGTTctcaattttaaattaatattttatattagCATTTTGTGCATATTTAGACGTAGGTTAGTTGATGTGTTTAGGTTCAATTGACAATTATATGTATTTGTAATATTTGGGTGAAACATTTATAGAGTTGCTATTCGAAGAGTTGTCATCAGAGACGCACTATTTGAGAAACGTTTGAGGGACATAAGTTGTGTGTAAACGGTTTTTCCTTCTTAAACAGGAAGGTTTGACGGCTGCTGCTTTAAGGAGCCTGGCCTGAGGGCAGATCGCTCTAAATGCCTTACCCACGGGTTGGAAACCCGTGGGTAAGGCAAGGGAGATTAGCAGGACTTAGTGAGGGAATGATCGCAAGCAGCATGCCAGAGTCACACTTTCGGGTAAAAAATGTAAATCTCTGGCCTGGTCGAcgaaaaacacctcaaggtaacctcaaggtaaggtccctCATTCCAGTAAGTCTAATCATCATTACTGTAATCTTTATATGTGTATCTTGCGCAAAAATAATCTTAAAAACTAGATATTTACCAGTCCATAAAACTTTTAAAACAAGAATTCTGTCAATTTTGCTGTTCGTATAAATCTGTTTTCTTACGTTGATTCTGATCTGGTATCAACTTTAATATATTCGAATGCACAATCACAATGCCAAGAACGTTGTGAACCAATAAATATGTAATGAGTTCTTACAATCGAAATGAACAGCAGTTTTTGAACATGTAATTCAAGAAAGCACTTCTGTTTGCACTAACCGTCCTCAGTctatgtccattccatccagcggttgaccccaaagacgcaatcacaaattttaaaatgttgttcattcaaaatatgaatattctcaaatataaattaacattattatATACTAGCATATTGTGCACATTTAGgcactgattaggttaggttatgttaggttaggtgtttaggttctgttggcgattatttgtatttgtagtacgtgggtgaagcatttcaacccgttctcgacttaagtccattacatccagcggtcgaccccacagacgcattcataaacctttacatgctgttcagtCAAAACGGAAATATTCTCAaaggtaaattaatattataataaattagcatattgtgcatatataggcatgggttaggttaggttaggttaggttaggttaggtgtttaggttatgttggcgattattggtatttgtagtacgtgggtgaagcatttacagcattgtggttcgaacgaaagtagtcagtgaagcacttgttccggaagtgttcaaacgtcaccagttgtgagtcgtgagtaaaccacttttcattcattaacagggggtttggcgcgtgcatggaatggacttcggGTCATTATTTGGAGGTCGGGCTGGTATTTGTAGTAACTGGATGAATCATTTATAGCGTTGCGGTTCGAGCAAAAGTCGTCAGCAAAGCACTGatcgagaagtgttcgaacgtcatcagttgtgagtcgtgtttaACTCGTTTTTCAGTCGtaaacagggggggtttggctgGTGCATGGAATCTCTTTTGACCTTTGTTTATGAGAACGGTCTGGTTTGCGAAGCCTTGAAGCTCATCATCGTTCAACCTGTATAGTGAGTATTAAAGAATTCGGAAACGCGAGTTCGACTCCAACATATGAACTCATTCTTTATTTATATTCGAATGTTTATGATTGATACAAGGTGAAGGAGAGGAGGGGAAGCCACCGGTGGTTCCCGAGGAGCGATGAATGCCAGAAAGCTCTTCTGGGAGTAACCGAGGCGCTGCCAGGGCCTCTTCTTCTTCTTTACTCACAGAACTCATCTCGTGAAAGCCGTGAGGCGGTCTGTGTGTCTCCTGGAACGTATCGGGAATTTGTGGGTGTGTTTTACTGTGATAAAAGCGGGGGCGTCTCTGGACCGTGATGAGCAATGCATAGAccaggagggagagtggggggtaGATTGTCTATAGCAGGTACACGCACTCTCACGCGCGtgaacgcacgcacacacacacacacacacacacacacacacacacacacacacacacacacacacacatacacacacacacacacacacacacacacacacacacacacacacacacacacacacacacacacacacacacacacacacacacacacacacacacacacacacacacacacacacttacacacacatatacacacaggtgcgtacacacgcatgcacgcacacacatacacacaggtgcgtacacacgcatacacgcacacacatacacacactcactaaGGATATCGGAAGAGGTCTAATCCGCAAACATATCTGCATTACAAACAACCACGAAACAATtacgcatatatatatttaaaacagatccaggccttttctataaattcattaaaagcaaattGAATTTAAAAGataaaacctaacctatcataacctaacataaactaacataactaagtcagtaattcatgttcttaatatattaaaataatat from Procambarus clarkii isolate CNS0578487 chromosome 83, FALCON_Pclarkii_2.0, whole genome shotgun sequence harbors:
- the LOC138358339 gene encoding uncharacterized protein, which codes for MLRKTRDNIIDPPPGYQPGLRGEPAPGSLHQGTCTREPVPGSLHQGTCTREPVPGNLYQGAYTREPVPRSLHQGTCTREPVPGNLYQGTCTREPTSGNLYQGAYTREPVPGNLYQGTCTREPVPGNLYQGAYTREPVPGNLYQGTCTREPVPGNLHQGAYTREPAPGNLYQGTCTREPVPGSLHQGTCTREPVPGNLYQGAYTREPVPGNLYQGTCTREPVPGNLYQGTCTREPTPGNLYQGTCTREPVPGSLHQGTCTREPVPGNMYQGTCTREPAPGNLYQGTCTREPVPGNLYQGTCRMRQRNTNGIM